A window of the Rhea pennata isolate bPtePen1 chromosome 19, bPtePen1.pri, whole genome shotgun sequence genome harbors these coding sequences:
- the LOC134149161 gene encoding myosin heavy chain, skeletal muscle, adult-like isoform X3: MSSDSEMAIFGEAAPYLRKSEKERIEAQNKPFDAKTSVFVVHPKESYVKSTIQSKEGGKITVKTEAGETLTVKEDQVFSMNPPKYDKIEDMAMMTHLHEPAVLYNLKERYAAWMIYTYSGLFCVTVNPYKWLPVYNPEVVLAYRGKKRQEAPPHIFSISDNAYQFMLTDRENQSILITGESGAGKTVNTKRVIQYFATIAASGDKKKEEQPQQGTLEDQIISANPLLEAFGNAKTVRNDNSSRFGKFIRIHFGATGKLASADIETYLLEKSRVTFQLKAERSYHIFYQIMSNKKPELIEMLLITTNPYDYHYVSQGEISVPSIDDQEELMATDSAIDILGFTSDEKTAIYKLTGAVMHYGNLKFKQKQREEQAEPDGTEVADKAAYLMGLNSADLLKALCYPRVKVGNEYVTKGQTVQQVYNAVGALAKAVFEKMFLWMVIRINQQLDTKQPRQYFIGVLDIAGFEIFDFNSFEQLCINFTNEKLQQFFNHHMFVLEQEEYKKEGIEWEFIDFGMDLAACIELIEKPMGIFSILEEECMFPKATDMSFKNKLYDQHLGKSSNFQKPKPAKGKAEAHFSLVHYAGTVDYNISGWLDKNKDPLNETVVGLYQKSSLKTLALLFASVGGEAESGGGGKKGGKKKGSSFQTVSALFRENLNKLMTNLRSTHPHFVRCIIPNETKTPGAMEHELVLHQLRCNGVLEGIRICRKGFPSRILYADFKQRYKVLNASAIPEGQFIDSKKASEKLLGSIDVDHTQYKFGHTKVFFKAGLLGLLEEMRDEKLAQLITRTQARCRGFLMRVEYQRMVERRESIFCIQYNVRSFMNVKHWSWMKLFFKIKPLLKSAESEKEMATMKEEFEKTKEELAKSEAKRKELEEKMVSLLQEKNDLQLQVQSEADALADAEERCDQLIKTKIQLEAKVKEVTERAEDEEEINAELTAKKRKLEDECSELKKDIDDLELTLAKVEKEKHATENKVKNLTEEMAALDENIAKLTKEKKALQEAHQQTLDDLQAEEDKVNTLTKAKTKLEQQVDDLEGSLEQEKKLRMDLERAKRKLEGDLKLAHDTIMDLENDKQQLDEKLKKKDFEISQIQSKIEDEQALGMQLQKKIKELQARIEELEEEIEAERTSRAKAEKHRADLSRELEEISERLEEAGGATAAQIEVNKKREAEFQKMRRDLEEATLQHEATAAALRKKHADSTAEFGEQIDNLQRVKQKLEKEKSELKMEIDDLASNMESVSKAKANLEKMCRSLEDQLSEVKTKEEEHQRMINDVNAQRARLQTEAGEYSRQVEEKDALISQLSRGKQAFTQQIEELKRHLEEEIKAKNALAHALQSARHDCDLLREQYEEEQEAKGELQRTLSKANSEVAQWRTKYETDAIQRTEELEEAKKKLAQRLQEAEEHVEAVNAKCASLEKTKQRLQNEVEDLMIDVERSNAACAALDKKQKNFDKILAEWKQKYEETQAELEASQKESRSLSTELFKMKNAYEESLDHLETLKRENKNLQQEIGDLTEQIAEGGKAIHELEKVKKQIEQEKSEIQAALEEAEASLEHEEGKILRLQLELNQIKSEIDRKIAEKDEEIEQLKRNHLRVVESMQSTLDAEIRSRNEALRLKKKMEGDLNEMEIQLSHANRVAAEAQKNLRNTQAVLKDTQIHLDDALRTQEDLKEQMAMVERRANLLQAEVEELRAALEQTERSRKVAEQELLDASERVQLLHTQNTSLINTKKKLEMDIAQIQSEMEETVQEARNAEEKAKKAITDAAMMAEELKKEQDTSAHLERMKKNLEQTVKDLQHRLDEAEQLALKGGKKQIQKLEARVRELEGEVDSEQKRSAEAVKGVRKYERRVKELTYQSEEDRKNILRLQDLVDKLQMKVKSYKRQAEEAEELSNVNLSKFRKIQHELEEAEERADIAESQVNKLRAKSREFHKKIEEE, translated from the exons ATGTCTTCAGACTCTGAGATGGCCATCTTTGGGGAGGCAGCTCCTTACCTCCGAAAGTCTGAAAAGGAGAGAATTGAGGCCCAGAACAAGCCTTTTGATGCCAAGACATCAGTCTTTGTGGTACATCCTAAGGAATCCTATGTGAAAAGCACAATCCAGAGtaaagaaggaggaaagatCACGGTCAAGACTGAAGCAGGAGAG ACTCTGACTGTGAAGGAAGATCAAGTCTTTTCCATGAACCCTCCCAAATATGATAAAATTGAGGACATGGCCATGATGACCCACCTCCATGAACCTGCTGTGCTGTATAACCTCAAAGAGCGTTATGCAGCCTGGATGATCTAC ACTTACTCGGGTCTCTTCTGTGTCACTGTCAACCCCTACAAGTGGCTGCCAGTGTACAACCCGGAGGTGGTGTTGGCCTACCGAGGCAAAAAGCGCCAGGAGGCCCCTCCCCACATCTTCTCCATCTCTGACAATGCCTATCAGTTCATGTTAACTG ATCGTGAGAATCAGTCAATCCTGATCAC TGGAGAATCCGGTGCAGGGAAGACTGTGAACACAAAGCGTGTCATCCAGTACTTTGCAACAATTGCAGCTAGTGGGGATAAGAAGAAGGAGGAACAGCCACAGCAG GGGACACTTGAGGATCAAATCATCAGTGCCAACCCACTGCTGGAAGCTTTTGGAAATGCCAAGACTGTGAGGAATGACAACTCCTCACGCTTT ggTAAATTCATCAGAATCCATTTTGGTGCTACAGGGAAACTTGCTTCTGCTGACATTGAAACAT ATCTGCTGGAGAAGTCCAGAGTCACTTTCCAGCTCAAGGCAGAAAGAAGTTACCACATATTTTATCAAATCATGTCCAACAAGAAGCCAGAGCTAATTG aaatgctacTGATTACCACCAATCCATATGACTATCATTATGTGAGTCAAGGTGAAATCAGTGTTCCCAGCATTGATGATCAGGAAGAGCTAATGGCCACAGAT AGTGCCATTGACATCCTGGGCTTCACTTCAGATGAAAAAACAGCCATTTACAAGCTGACTGGAGCTGTCATGCACTATGGAAACTTGAAGTTTAAGCAGAAGCAGCGTGAGGAGCAGGCAGAACCAGATGGCACAGAAG TTGCTGACAAGGCTGCTTACCTGATGGGTCTGAATTCAGCTGACCTGCTCAAGGCCCTGTGCTACCCCCGAGTCAAGGTTGGGAATGAATATGTGACCAAAGGTCAAACCGTCCAGCAG GTATACAATGCAGTAGGTGCCCTGGCAAAGGCTGTCTTTGAGAAGATGTTCTTGTGGATGGTCATTCGCATCAACCAACAGCTGGACACCAAACAGCCCAGACAGTACTTCATTGGTGTCCTGGACATTGCTGGCTTTGAGATCTTTGAT TTCAACAGCTTTGAGCAGCTCTGCATCAACTTCACCAATGAGAAACTGCAACAGTTTTTCAACCACCACATGTTcgtgctggagcaggaggagtACAAGAAGGAAGGAATTGAATGGGAGTTCATAGACTTTGGGATGGACCTTGCTGCCTGCATTGAGCTCATTGAGAAG CCCATGGGCATCTTCTCCATCCTGGAAGAGGAGTGCATGTTCCCCAAGGCAACTGACATGTCTTTCAAAAACAAGCTCTATGACCAGCATCTGGGCAAGTCCAGCAACTTCCAGAAGCCCAAGCCTGCCAAAGGCAAGGCTGAAGCTCACTTCTCCCTAGTGCACTATGCTGGCACAGTGGACTACAACATTTCTGGCTGGCTTGACAAGAACAAGGACCCCCTGAATGAAACTGTTGTGGGGCTGTACCAGAAATCATCTCTGAAGACACTCGCTTTACTCTTTGCCTCTGTTGGAGGAGAGGCAG agagtggtggtggtggcaagAAAGGGGGCAAGAAGAAAGGTTCTTCTTTCCAAACTGTTTCAGCTCTTTTCAGG GAGAACCTAAACAAGCTGATGACCAATCTACGGAGTACTCACCCCCATTTTGTGCGCTGCATTATCcccaatgaaacaaaaacacctG GTGCCATGGAGCATGAACTGGTGCTTCACCAGCTGCGCTGTAATGGTGTGCTAGAAGGAATTAGAATTTGCAGGAAGGGATTCCCCAGTAGAATCCTTTATGCAGATTTTAAACAGAG GTACAAGGTGCTTAATGCAAGTGCTATCCCAGAGGGACAGTTCATTGACAGCAAGAAGGCTTCTGAGAAGCTCCTTGGCTCCATTGATGTGGACCACACCCAGTACAAATTTGGTCACACCAAA GTGTTCTTCAAAGCGGGGCTGCTGGGACTCCTGGAGGAGATGAGAGATGAAAAGCTGGCACAGCTCATCACTCGTACACAGGCCAGATGCAGGGGCTTTCTGATGAGAGTGGAGTATCAGAGAATGGTGGAGAGGAG GGAATCCATCTTCTGCATCCAGTACAATGTTCGTTCATTCATGAATGTCAAGCATTGGTCATGGATGAAGTTGTTCTTCAAGATCAAACCATTACTGAAAAGTgcagagtctgagaaggaaatGGCCACCATGAAGGAAGAATTTGAGAAAACCAAGGAAGAGCTTGCAAAGTCtgaggcaaagaggaaggagctggaggagaaaatGGTGTCCctcctgcaggagaaaaatgatCTGCAGCTCCAAGTGCAGTCT GAAGCTGATGCATTAGCTGATGCAGAGGAAAGATGTGACCAGCTGATCAAAACCAAAATCCAACTCGAAGCCAAAGTTAAGGAGGTGACCGAAAGGGCCGAGGACGAGGAGGAAATCAATGCTGAGCTGACAGCCAAGAAGAGGAAACTGGAGGACGAATGCtcagagctgaagaaagatATTGATGACCTGGAGTTAACGCTGGCCAAAgttgagaaggaaaaacatgccACCGAAAACAAG GTCAAAAACCTCACTGAGGAGATGGCGGCCCTGGACGAGAACATTGCCAAGctgacaaaagagaagaaagcccTCCAAGAGGCCCACCAGCAGACTCTGGATGAcctgcaggcagaagaggaCAAAGTCAATACGCTGACCAAAGCCAAAACCAAGCTGGAGCAGCAAGTGGACGAT CTCGAAGGGTCCCTGGAGCAAGAGAAGAAACTGCGCATGGACCTTGAGAGAGCCAAGAGGAAACTCGAGGGAGACCTGAAGCTGGCTCACGATACCATAATGGATTTGGAAAATGATAAGCAGCAGCTGGATGAGAAACTGAAGAA gaaagattttgaaatCAGCCAGATCCAGAGCAAAATTGAGGATGAGCAAGCCCTGGGCATGCAATTACAGAAGAAGATCAAGGAGCTGCAG GCCCGAATTGAGGAACTGGAGGAGGAAATTGAGGCCGAGCGGACCTCTCGGGCCAAAGCAGAGAAGCATCGGGCTGACCTCTCCAGGGAGCTAGAGGAGATCAGTGAGCGCCTGGAAGAAGCAGGGGGAGCTACAGCAGCTCAGATTGAGGTGAACAAGAAGCGTGAGGCAGAATTTCAGAAGATGCGCCGGGACCTGGAGGAGGCCACTCTGCAGCATGAAgccacagctgctgccctgcgGAAGAAGCATGCGGACAGCACAGCGGAGTTCGGGGAGCAAATAGACAACCTTCAGCGCGTCaagcagaagctggagaaggagaagagtgAGCTGAAGATGGAGATTGACGACTTGGCCAGTAACATGGAGTCTGTCTCCAAGGCCAAG GCAAATTTAGAGAAGATGTGCCGTTCACTGGAAGACCAATTGAGTGAGGTTAAGACAAAAGAGGAGGAGCATCAGCGCATGATCAATGATGTCAATGCTCAAAGAGCTCGTTTGCAGACAGAAGCAG GTGAATATTCACGCCAGGTGGAGGAGAAAGATGCTCTGATTTCTCAGCTGTCAAGAGGCAAGCAGGCATTCACCCAACAAATTGAAGAACTCAAGAGGCatttagaggaagaaataaag GCCAAGAATGCCCTGGCCCACGCCTTGCAGTCTGCACGCCATGACTGTGACTTGCTCCGGGAGCAATatgaggaggagcaggaagccAAGGGTGAGCTTCAGCGCACCTTGTCCAAGGCCAACAGTGAAGTGGCCCAGTGGAGAACCAAATACGAGACGGACGCCATTCAGCGCACGGAGGAACTAGAGGAGGCCAA GAAGAAGCTGGCACAGCGcctgcaggaagcagaggagcacGTTGAAGCCGTGAATGCGAAATGTGCCTCCCTGGAAAAGACAAAGCAGCGGCTGCAGAATGAAGTGGAGGACCTGATGATAGATGTGGAGAGGTCAAATGCTGCTTGCGCAGCTCTGgacaagaagcagaagaattttGACAAG ATCCTGGCAGAGTGGAAGCAGAAGTATGAGGAAACGCAGGCTGAGCTGGAAGCCTCCCAGAAGGAGTCTCGCTCTCTCAGCACGGAGCTGTTTAAGATGAAGAATGCCTACGAGGAGTCTTTGGACCACCTGGAAACCCTGAAGCGCGAGAACAAGAACTTGCAGC AGGAGATTGGTGACCTCACAGAGCAGATtgcagagggaggaaaggcCATTCATGAGCTGGAGAAAGTGAAGAAGCAGATTGAGCAGGAGAAATCTGAAATCCAGGCTGCTCTGGAGGAAGCTGAG gCCTCCCTAGAACATGAGGAGGGGAAGATCCTGCGCCTCCAGCTGGAGCTCAACCAGATCAAGTCTGAGATTGACAGGAAGATAGcagaaaaagatgaggaaattgagcagctgaagagaaacCATCTCCGAGTTGTGGAGTCCATGCAGAGCACACTGGATGCAGAGATCAGGAGCAGGAATGAAGCCCTGCGGCTGAAGAAGAAGATGGAGGGAGACCTGAATGAAATGGAGATCCAGCTGAGCCATGCCAACCGTGTGGCAGCAGAGGCGCAGAAGAACCTGAGAAACACACAGGCGGTGCTCAAg GATACTCAGATACACTTGGACGATGCTCTCAGGACGCAGGAGGATCTGAAGGAGCAGATGGCCATGGTGGAGCGCAGAGCAAACCTGTTGCAGGCTGAAGTTGAGGAGCTACGGGCAGCCCTGGAGCAGACGGAGCGGTCAAGGAAAGTGGCCGAGCAGGAGTTGTTGGATGCAAGTGAGCGTGTGCAACTACTTCATACTCAG AACACCAGCTTGATCAACACCAAAAAGAAGCTGGAGATGGACATTGCCCAAATCCAGAGTGAAATGGAGGAGACAGTCCAGGAAGCCCGCAATGCTGAAGAGAAGGCCAAGAAGGCCATCACAGAT GCGGCCATGAtggcagaagagctgaagaagGAGCAGGACACCAGCGCCCACCTGGAGAGGATGAAGAAGAACTTGGAGCAGACAGTGAAGGACCTGCAGCACCGTCTGGATGAGGCTGAGCAGCTGGCACTGAAAGGAGGCAAGAAGCAAATCCAGAAGCTGGAGGCCAGG GTGAGAGAGCTGGAAGGGGAGGTTGATTCTGAGCAGAAGCGCAGCGCTGAAGCCGTGAAGGGTGTGCGCAAATATGAGAGGAGAGTGAAGGAGCTGACCTACCAG tCTGAGGAAGACCGGAAGAATATTCTCAGACTCCAGGATCTGGTAGATAAACTGCAGATGAAGGTGAAATCCTACAAGAGGCAAGCTGAGGAGGCT GAGGAGCTGTCCAATGTCAACCTCTCCAAATTCCGCAAGATCCAGCACGAGCTGGAGGAAGCTGAGGAGCGGGCTGACATTGCAGAGTCGCAGGTCAACAAGCTCCGAGCCAAGAGCCGAGAGTTTCATAAAAAGATAGAGGAGGAATGA